A single window of Streptomyces cathayae DNA harbors:
- a CDS encoding sigma-70 family RNA polymerase sigma factor produces the protein MEADELLVRVAGGDQKAFETLYGLVSGPVYGLVHRVVRDPAQSEEVAQEVLLELWRSAARFDPGRGSALSWVLTLAHRRAVDRVRSARAAGERERREAARHGSGPAFDQVAEEVEAGLEREWVRRCLDRLTALQRQSVTLAYYDGYTYREVAERLSLPLGTVKTRMRDGLTRLRDCLGSAA, from the coding sequence TTGGAGGCGGACGAGCTTCTGGTGCGGGTGGCGGGCGGCGACCAGAAGGCATTCGAGACGCTGTACGGGCTGGTGTCCGGACCGGTGTACGGGCTCGTGCACCGGGTGGTGCGTGATCCCGCCCAGTCGGAGGAGGTCGCGCAGGAGGTGCTGCTCGAACTCTGGCGCTCCGCCGCCCGGTTCGACCCCGGGCGGGGCAGCGCACTGTCCTGGGTCCTCACGCTCGCCCACCGCCGGGCCGTCGACCGGGTGCGCAGCGCCCGCGCGGCCGGTGAGCGCGAACGTCGTGAAGCCGCCCGGCACGGCAGCGGGCCCGCTTTCGACCAGGTCGCCGAGGAGGTCGAGGCCGGTCTGGAACGCGAGTGGGTGCGCCGCTGCCTGGACCGCCTCACCGCCCTGCAACGACAGTCGGTCACCCTCGCCTACTACGACGGCTACACCTACCGTGAGGTGGCCGAACGGCTCTCCCTGCCGCTGGGCACGGTCAAGACACGGATGCGCGACGGCCTCACCCGACTGCGCGACTGCCTGGGAAGTGCCGCATGA
- a CDS encoding DUF4331 domain-containing protein, with amino-acid sequence MTPNSRTGAGRRSLATLICGALAAGGLAAVGTTALEPGAASASSHREAPLISGTPQYDNTDLYAFVSPDKPDTTTIIANWIPFEEPAGGPNFFTFAEDAQYDIHIDNNGDAQGELLFRYTFRTHTKNEKTFLYNTGPVTSLDDPDLNITQTYDIELLKLKDQHLVSRTKIADDVPVAPSNVGKASMPDYGTLREQAVHELAGGATTFAGQADDPFFLDLRVFDLLYGGNLSEVGNDTLKGYNVNSLALQVPTHMITESADQPVVGLWSTTQRKNAKGKFTQVSRLGNPLVNEVVNPLKDKDTFNASAPWDDARFLKNVTHPELPKLIEAIYKIEAPAEPRNDLVDVFLKGVEGLNQPPHVTPSEMLRLNTSIEPTAEPKRLGVLDGDNAGFPNGRRLTDDVIDAALQVVEGELVGAENDLGDAVDANDKEFGASFPYLADPTEGSRGPLAEGVDSGNDVRNQLGDALRPAGAEGFDDTTLIAASAGAGAGGILLIGGSLLWWRRMRGRAY; translated from the coding sequence ATGACACCTAACTCCAGGACCGGCGCGGGACGCAGGAGCCTCGCAACACTGATCTGCGGCGCGCTGGCCGCCGGCGGCCTCGCCGCCGTCGGCACGACTGCGCTGGAACCGGGGGCGGCCTCCGCCTCCAGCCACCGGGAGGCCCCACTGATCTCGGGCACCCCGCAGTACGACAACACCGATCTGTACGCGTTCGTCAGCCCCGACAAACCGGACACGACGACGATCATCGCGAACTGGATCCCGTTCGAGGAGCCGGCCGGCGGACCGAACTTCTTCACGTTCGCCGAGGACGCGCAGTACGACATCCACATCGACAACAACGGCGACGCGCAGGGCGAACTGCTGTTCCGTTACACCTTCAGGACGCACACGAAGAACGAGAAGACGTTCCTCTACAACACGGGCCCGGTCACCAGCCTGGACGACCCGGACCTCAACATCACCCAGACCTACGACATCGAGCTGCTGAAGCTGAAGGACCAGCACCTGGTGTCCCGTACGAAGATCGCGGACGACGTCCCTGTGGCGCCGTCGAACGTCGGCAAGGCGTCCATGCCGGACTACGGCACGCTCCGTGAGCAGGCCGTGCACGAACTGGCGGGCGGCGCGACGACGTTCGCCGGCCAGGCCGACGACCCGTTCTTCCTGGATCTGCGCGTCTTCGACCTGCTGTACGGCGGGAACCTCTCCGAGGTCGGCAACGACACGCTCAAGGGCTACAACGTCAACTCCCTGGCCCTCCAGGTGCCTACGCACATGATCACCGAGTCGGCGGACCAGCCGGTCGTCGGCCTCTGGTCCACGACTCAGCGCAAGAACGCCAAGGGGAAGTTCACCCAGGTGTCACGGCTGGGGAACCCGCTGGTGAACGAGGTCGTCAACCCCCTGAAGGACAAGGACACCTTCAACGCGTCCGCGCCGTGGGACGACGCCCGGTTCCTGAAAAACGTCACACACCCGGAACTGCCGAAGCTCATCGAGGCGATCTACAAGATCGAGGCGCCCGCCGAGCCGCGCAACGACCTCGTCGACGTCTTCCTCAAGGGCGTCGAGGGACTCAACCAGCCGCCGCACGTGACGCCGTCGGAGATGCTACGTCTCAACACGTCGATCGAGCCGACGGCCGAACCGAAGCGGCTCGGTGTGCTGGACGGGGACAACGCGGGCTTCCCCAACGGGCGGCGGCTGACCGACGACGTGATCGACGCGGCGCTCCAGGTGGTCGAGGGCGAGCTGGTCGGCGCGGAGAACGACCTGGGCGACGCGGTCGACGCCAACGACAAGGAGTTCGGCGCCTCGTTCCCGTATCTGGCCGACCCGACGGAGGGGTCGCGCGGTCCGCTCGCCGAGGGCGTGGACAGCGGCAACGACGTACGCAACCAGCTCGGTGACGCGCTGCGGCCGGCCGGCGCCGAGGGCTTCGACGACACCACCCTGATCGCCGCGTCCGCCGGTGCGGGAGCCGGCGGGATCCTGCTGATCGGCGGGAGCCTGCTGTGGTGGCGCAGGATGCGCGGCCGGGCGTACTGA
- a CDS encoding GntR family transcriptional regulator has protein sequence MTSFAPDSIVLNRKLPLWYQVSQSLRASILGRSPRDPLRLPTEEQLAGHYGVSVLTMRQALKELEDEGLITRHRRRGTFIEPDARRGAPVRLLGSVDAIVAQQSGMTTELLEHGPAPVPAELAEHFPDLSEAAAYHRLRGDEQTGEPTNHARNYVRPELAARIDLDDLVRWPMTKVLRDAVGADISRITDTVEARLADPETARLLRVPLLSPILHYTGVTYDTDGRVLDVAVINYRGDRFSFTVTLEAT, from the coding sequence GTGACCTCCTTCGCTCCGGACTCGATCGTCCTGAACCGCAAGTTGCCGCTCTGGTACCAGGTGTCGCAGTCGCTGCGCGCCTCGATCCTCGGCCGCTCGCCCCGGGACCCGCTGCGCCTGCCCACCGAGGAACAGCTGGCCGGGCACTACGGGGTGAGCGTGCTGACCATGCGGCAGGCGCTGAAGGAACTGGAGGACGAGGGGCTGATCACCCGCCACCGCCGGCGCGGCACGTTCATCGAGCCGGATGCCCGGCGGGGCGCCCCGGTGCGCCTGCTGGGCTCGGTGGACGCGATCGTGGCCCAGCAGTCCGGGATGACGACCGAACTGCTGGAGCACGGTCCGGCGCCGGTGCCGGCCGAACTCGCCGAGCACTTCCCGGACCTGTCCGAGGCGGCGGCGTACCACCGACTGCGCGGCGACGAGCAGACGGGCGAGCCGACCAACCACGCCCGCAACTACGTCCGGCCCGAACTGGCCGCCCGGATCGACCTGGACGACCTGGTGCGCTGGCCGATGACCAAGGTGCTGCGGGACGCCGTCGGGGCGGACATCAGCCGCATCACGGACACGGTGGAGGCCCGGCTCGCGGACCCGGAGACGGCCCGGCTGCTCCGGGTCCCGCTGCTCAGCCCGATCCTGCACTACACGGGCGTCACCTACGACACCGACGGCCGGGTCCTGGACGTGGCCGTCATCAACTACCGGGGGGACCGCTTCTCCTTCACGGTGACCCTGGAAGCCACCTGA
- a CDS encoding tetratricopeptide repeat protein, translating into MPPRTNDHAPEGGRGTGPAEPTAPPRTTRAQPGAGPGTFSSGARTAALRRFSGAARRSRGLRLTVCAALLAVAATAGTVAAGGARGRTPAEAAPATGTLAAGVLARGDLDAGIRSLQAHLRLQPRNFGGWAVLGLAYVEQARTKGDPSRYPQAERAFVRSLALEPGNEQALAGRAALAAARHDFSGALKYADRALRQNPYSERALSSRIDALVELGRYDEAAEAADTADSRRPGVPVFTRYAYVRELRGDVRTARKVLERALDSASAAPDVAYVATALGQLAWNQGDHEVALRHYARALGADEEYLPALEGRARAQAASGDRAGGIETLEQVVARSPLPGPLVALGELYETRGAEGDRAKAQDQYVLVDAQTALARAGGVNADLDTALAAADHGDTRTALRAARTEWDRRHSVHTADALAWALHRNGRSEEALPYARRATATGYRNAAFLYHRGMIEHATGHKGDARRSLTAALELNPGFSPLGARAARAALGDLEATR; encoded by the coding sequence ATGCCTCCGCGTACGAACGACCACGCCCCGGAGGGCGGCCGGGGCACCGGGCCCGCCGAGCCCACCGCACCGCCGAGGACGACACGCGCGCAGCCGGGTGCCGGCCCCGGCACCTTCTCCTCCGGCGCCCGGACGGCCGCCCTGCGCCGGTTCTCCGGCGCCGCGCGACGCTCGCGCGGGCTGCGTCTCACGGTGTGCGCCGCACTGCTGGCCGTCGCGGCGACCGCCGGGACGGTCGCCGCCGGGGGCGCCCGGGGCAGGACGCCGGCCGAGGCCGCTCCCGCGACCGGGACGCTCGCGGCCGGTGTGCTCGCCCGGGGCGACCTCGACGCCGGGATCCGCTCCCTGCAGGCCCATCTCCGTCTCCAGCCGAGGAACTTCGGCGGGTGGGCCGTCCTGGGGCTCGCCTACGTCGAGCAGGCGCGGACCAAGGGTGACCCCTCGCGCTACCCGCAGGCGGAGCGGGCGTTCGTCCGCTCTCTCGCGCTCGAGCCCGGCAATGAGCAGGCCCTGGCCGGCCGTGCCGCCCTCGCCGCGGCCCGGCACGACTTCTCCGGCGCCCTGAAGTACGCCGACCGGGCCCTGCGGCAGAACCCCTACAGCGAGCGCGCTCTGTCCTCCCGGATCGACGCCCTGGTCGAGCTCGGCCGGTACGACGAGGCCGCCGAGGCCGCCGACACGGCGGACAGCAGGCGCCCGGGGGTGCCCGTCTTCACGCGGTACGCGTACGTCCGGGAACTGCGCGGCGACGTGAGGACCGCCCGCAAGGTACTGGAACGGGCCCTGGACAGCGCGTCCGCGGCCCCGGACGTGGCGTACGTGGCGACCGCGCTCGGTCAACTGGCCTGGAACCAGGGGGACCACGAAGTCGCCCTGCGTCACTACGCACGGGCGCTCGGCGCCGACGAGGAGTACCTCCCCGCCCTGGAGGGCCGGGCCCGCGCCCAGGCCGCGAGCGGTGACCGCGCGGGCGGGATCGAGACCCTGGAGCAGGTCGTCGCCCGCTCCCCGCTGCCCGGCCCGCTGGTCGCCCTCGGCGAGCTGTACGAGACCCGGGGCGCCGAAGGCGACCGCGCGAAGGCCCAGGACCAGTACGTCCTCGTCGACGCGCAGACCGCCCTCGCCCGCGCCGGCGGGGTCAACGCCGACCTCGACACGGCGCTCGCCGCCGCCGACCACGGCGACACCCGAACCGCCCTGCGCGCGGCCCGCACCGAATGGGACCGGCGGCACAGCGTCCACACCGCGGACGCCCTCGCCTGGGCCCTGCACCGGAACGGACGCTCCGAGGAGGCACTCCCCTACGCCCGCCGGGCCACGGCCACGGGCTACCGCAACGCCGCCTTCCTCTACCACCGCGGCATGATCGAACACGCCACCGGCCACAAGGGCGACGCCCGCCGGTCCCTCACGGCGGCGCTGGAGCTGAACCCCGGTTTCTCCCCTCTCGGTGCCCGCGCGGCCCGTGCCGCCCTGGGGGACCTGGAGGCGACGCGGTGA
- a CDS encoding anti-sigma factor, translating to MSLLDRLLRREDLHSLAAPYALDALEPTERVRFERHLSTCRRCAAEVRVLAEDAVRLAWSTAAPAPPALRDRVLAAVRTTPQDPAPEAVPGSPGRNGVQAPQLPPHVWGAEPVPRVRERRRMPLFVPFATVTAAAALVVASLFAVQAGRTQDELNAERDRSREIAHVLAAPDARASSGRGAAGGTIGVIASVSAGGAVVTLGGYGNPPNGRVRQLWLMRPGAAPRSLGLFEADTPLVASDLDRSATSLAVTVEPDGGSPQPTTRPVVQLALKAVGFGE from the coding sequence ATGAGCCTCCTGGACCGGTTGTTGCGCCGAGAAGACCTCCACTCCCTGGCCGCCCCCTACGCGCTCGACGCGCTGGAACCCACCGAGCGCGTCCGCTTCGAGAGGCACCTGAGCACCTGCCGCCGCTGCGCCGCCGAGGTGCGCGTCCTGGCCGAGGACGCCGTCCGCCTGGCCTGGTCCACCGCCGCCCCGGCACCGCCCGCCCTGCGCGACCGGGTACTGGCCGCTGTACGGACCACCCCGCAGGACCCCGCACCCGAAGCCGTGCCCGGGTCCCCGGGACGGAACGGCGTGCAGGCCCCGCAACTGCCACCCCACGTATGGGGTGCCGAGCCCGTGCCGCGGGTCCGGGAACGGCGCCGGATGCCGCTGTTCGTCCCCTTCGCGACGGTCACCGCCGCCGCGGCCCTCGTGGTCGCCTCGCTGTTCGCCGTCCAGGCGGGCCGGACCCAGGACGAACTGAACGCCGAACGGGACCGTTCACGTGAGATCGCACACGTTCTCGCGGCCCCGGACGCCCGCGCGAGCAGCGGCCGGGGTGCGGCGGGCGGCACGATCGGAGTGATCGCTTCCGTATCGGCGGGGGGCGCGGTCGTCACCCTCGGCGGATACGGCAACCCGCCGAACGGACGTGTGCGCCAGCTGTGGCTGATGCGCCCGGGCGCCGCACCGCGCTCCCTGGGGCTCTTCGAGGCCGACACGCCCCTGGTCGCCTCCGACCTCGACAGATCCGCGACATCACTCGCCGTGACCGTCGAGCCTGACGGCGGATCACCGCAGCCCACCACCCGGCCTGTCGTCCAACTCGCCCTGAAAGCGGTCGGATTCGGAGAGTAA
- the hmgA gene encoding homogentisate 1,2-dioxygenase produces MSDGGTARASAFERGGARKAAEGLDHLSGFGNEHSSEALPGALPEGRNSPQRAPLGLYAEQLSGTAFTEPRAENRRSWLYRIRPSAAHPAFTRTGNGALRSAPFTQTVPDPNRLRWDPLPAPAEGTDFLAGLWTLGGNGDVTRRTGVAVHLYHATASMERVFSDADGELLIVPERGGLLLRTEFGLLQVEPGHIALIPRGVRFRVELLDSSARGYVCENYGAPFRLPDLGPIGANGLANARDFRAPVAAYEDVEGPVEVVNKFCGNLWSATYDHSPLDVVAWHGNHVPYAYDLRRFNVMGTLSYDHPDPSIFTVLTSPSDTPGLAGVDFVVFAPRWLVGEDTFRPPYFHRNVMSEYMGLIEGAYDAKAEGFVPGGGSLHNMMSAHGPDRETFERASSAELRPQKIDDGLAFMFETRWPLSLTPQAARAEHLQQGYDDVWRGLERHFRPLH; encoded by the coding sequence ATGAGCGATGGGGGCACCGCCCGCGCGAGCGCATTCGAGCGCGGGGGAGCGCGCAAGGCCGCCGAGGGACTCGACCACCTCTCCGGTTTCGGCAACGAGCACAGCTCCGAGGCGCTCCCGGGCGCCCTGCCCGAGGGACGCAACTCGCCTCAGCGCGCGCCGCTCGGGCTGTACGCGGAGCAGCTGAGCGGTACGGCGTTCACCGAGCCGCGGGCCGAGAACCGCCGCTCCTGGCTGTACCGGATCCGCCCGTCGGCCGCGCACCCGGCGTTCACCCGCACGGGCAACGGCGCACTCCGCAGCGCGCCCTTCACCCAGACCGTGCCCGACCCCAACCGCCTGCGCTGGGACCCGCTGCCCGCACCGGCGGAGGGCACCGACTTCCTGGCCGGTCTGTGGACGCTGGGCGGCAACGGCGACGTCACCCGGCGCACCGGAGTGGCGGTGCACCTCTACCACGCGACCGCCTCGATGGAGCGGGTGTTCAGCGACGCCGACGGTGAGCTGCTGATCGTCCCGGAGCGGGGCGGGCTGCTGCTGCGCACGGAGTTCGGGCTGCTGCAGGTGGAGCCGGGACACATCGCGCTGATCCCTCGCGGGGTGCGCTTCCGCGTGGAGCTGCTGGACTCCTCGGCCCGCGGTTATGTGTGCGAGAACTACGGGGCGCCGTTCCGGCTCCCCGACCTCGGTCCGATCGGCGCCAACGGGCTGGCCAACGCCCGGGACTTCCGTGCCCCGGTCGCCGCGTACGAGGACGTCGAGGGGCCGGTGGAGGTGGTGAACAAGTTCTGCGGCAACCTGTGGTCGGCCACCTATGACCACTCCCCGCTGGATGTCGTCGCCTGGCACGGCAACCATGTGCCGTACGCCTACGACCTGCGCCGTTTCAATGTGATGGGCACCCTCTCCTACGACCACCCGGATCCGTCGATCTTCACGGTGCTGACCTCGCCGAGCGACACCCCGGGGCTGGCCGGGGTGGATTTCGTGGTCTTCGCCCCGCGCTGGCTGGTGGGCGAGGACACCTTCCGGCCGCCGTACTTCCACCGGAACGTGATGAGCGAGTACATGGGCCTGATCGAGGGCGCGTACGACGCGAAGGCGGAGGGCTTCGTCCCCGGTGGGGGCTCGCTGCACAACATGATGTCGGCGCACGGCCCGGACCGGGAGACCTTCGAGCGGGCGAGCTCCGCCGAGCTGCGCCCGCAGAAGATCGACGACGGCCTGGCCTTCATGTTCGAGACCCGCTGGCCGCTGTCCCTGACCCCCCAGGCGGCCCGGGCGGAGCACCTGCAGCAGGGTTACGACGACGTGTGGCGGGGCCTCGAGCGTCACTTCCGCCCGTTGCACTGA
- a CDS encoding aldehyde dehydrogenase family protein: MKAYDGMYIDGAWRPAAGPDVIEVVNPADGQVIATVPAGTAEDVDAAVRAARAALPAWAATPPAERAARLAALRDVLVARQEEIARTVTAELGAPLKLSQTVHAGVPVAVAGSYAELAATYPFEERTGNSTVLHEPVGVVGAITPWNYPLHQIVAKAAPALAAGCTIVVKPAEDTPLVARLFAEAVHEAGVPAGVFNLVTGLGPVAGQALAEHPGVDLVSFTGSTAVGRRIGAVAAGAVKKVALELGGKSANVILPGADLARAVNVGVANVMSNSGQTCSAWTRMLVHRDQYDEAVELAAAAAAKYGDRIGPLVNAAQQERVRGYIEKGVAEGARLVAGGPDAPREKGCFVSPTVFADVTPDMTIAQEEIFGPVLSVLRYEDEEDALRIANGTVYGLAGAVWAGDEAEAAAFARRMETGQVDINGGRFNPLAPFGGYKQSGVGRELGVHGLTEYLQTKSLQF, translated from the coding sequence ATGAAGGCATACGACGGCATGTACATCGACGGCGCCTGGCGCCCCGCAGCCGGCCCGGACGTGATCGAGGTCGTGAACCCGGCTGACGGGCAGGTGATCGCCACCGTCCCCGCGGGCACCGCCGAGGACGTGGACGCCGCCGTACGGGCCGCCCGTGCCGCCCTGCCGGCCTGGGCCGCGACGCCGCCCGCCGAGCGCGCCGCCCGCCTCGCCGCCCTCCGTGACGTGCTGGTGGCCCGGCAGGAGGAGATCGCCCGGACGGTGACGGCCGAACTCGGCGCGCCCCTGAAGCTCTCGCAGACCGTGCACGCGGGCGTGCCCGTGGCGGTGGCGGGCTCGTACGCCGAACTGGCGGCGACGTACCCCTTCGAGGAGAGGACGGGCAACTCGACCGTCCTGCACGAACCGGTCGGTGTGGTCGGTGCGATCACCCCCTGGAACTACCCCCTCCACCAGATCGTCGCGAAGGCCGCCCCGGCGCTCGCCGCCGGCTGCACGATCGTGGTCAAGCCCGCCGAGGACACCCCGCTGGTCGCCCGGCTCTTCGCGGAGGCGGTGCACGAGGCGGGGGTTCCGGCCGGCGTGTTCAACCTGGTCACCGGCCTCGGCCCGGTGGCCGGCCAGGCCCTCGCCGAACACCCGGGCGTCGACCTGGTCTCCTTCACCGGCTCCACCGCCGTCGGCCGCCGGATCGGCGCCGTCGCCGCGGGCGCGGTCAAGAAGGTCGCCCTCGAACTGGGCGGCAAGTCCGCCAACGTGATCCTCCCCGGCGCCGATCTGGCCCGGGCGGTCAACGTCGGGGTCGCCAACGTGATGTCCAACTCCGGCCAGACGTGCAGCGCCTGGACCCGCATGCTGGTCCACCGCGACCAGTACGACGAGGCCGTCGAGCTCGCCGCGGCCGCCGCCGCGAAGTACGGCGACCGCATCGGCCCCCTCGTCAACGCCGCGCAGCAGGAACGCGTGCGCGGCTACATCGAGAAGGGCGTCGCCGAGGGCGCGCGCCTGGTCGCCGGAGGCCCCGACGCCCCGCGCGAGAAGGGGTGCTTCGTCAGCCCCACCGTCTTCGCCGACGTCACCCCGGACATGACGATCGCCCAGGAGGAGATCTTCGGGCCCGTCCTGTCCGTCCTGCGCTACGAGGACGAGGAGGACGCCCTGCGCATCGCCAACGGCACCGTCTACGGACTCGCCGGCGCGGTCTGGGCCGGCGACGAGGCCGAGGCGGCGGCGTTCGCCCGCCGCATGGAGACCGGTCAGGTCGACATCAACGGTGGCCGCTTCAACCCCCTCGCGCCGTTCGGCGGTTACAAGCAGTCGGGCGTGGGACGCGAACTCGGCGTGCACGGCCTGACCGAGTACCTCCAGACCAAGTCCCTCCAGTTCTAG
- a CDS encoding sulfite exporter TauE/SafE family protein — translation MNLRRTPAVGITVLTAACAFALVPMATASAHPLGNFTVNRYDGLVAAPGELRVHHVEDLAEIPATQVQPDVEALGMDEWARRRCATAARDSKVRVGGRKVPVTARSSHARVYPGQAGLDTLRVECRLTAPLPEVDPVDVDFRGAGASSGPGWREVTARGDRMTLAASDVPRTSQSRELTRYPEELLSSPADTTTAALRVRAGGPALAGTEPDAPTASVLPRAADRWTRALDNLIARHDLTAGFAALALLIALVLGAAHALAPGHGKTLMAATAAARGGRARMRDVLPLAASVTVTHTLGVVALGLLVTAGSAAAPSVVAWLGIASGALVTLAGANLLRRALRNRNHTHHHDHGDGDGSHDHVHGPHDRPGHPHPHAVQHTHGGRTHTHPVAPTLRGTILLGFAGGLVPSPSAVVVLVGAAALGQAWFGLLLVVAYGIGLALTLTAAGYAVVKAGSGVTRLLARRPRWTTRPAVALVRRSAPLGSAFAVVVLGAGLVFRGAASALG, via the coding sequence GTGAACCTCCGTCGTACGCCGGCCGTCGGCATCACCGTCCTCACCGCCGCCTGCGCGTTCGCCCTGGTGCCGATGGCGACGGCGAGCGCGCACCCGCTCGGCAACTTCACCGTCAACCGTTACGACGGTCTGGTCGCCGCGCCCGGCGAGCTCCGCGTCCATCATGTCGAGGACCTCGCCGAGATCCCGGCCACCCAGGTGCAGCCGGACGTCGAGGCGCTGGGCATGGACGAGTGGGCCCGGCGGCGCTGCGCCACCGCCGCCCGCGACAGCAAGGTCCGCGTCGGGGGACGGAAGGTCCCCGTCACCGCGAGAAGCAGCCACGCGCGCGTTTACCCCGGTCAGGCAGGGCTCGACACGCTGCGTGTGGAGTGCCGGCTGACGGCCCCGCTGCCCGAGGTCGATCCGGTGGACGTCGACTTCCGCGGGGCCGGGGCGTCCTCGGGTCCCGGCTGGCGGGAGGTCACCGCGCGCGGTGACCGGATGACGCTGGCAGCGTCGGACGTACCGAGGACCTCGCAGTCACGCGAACTGACCCGTTACCCCGAAGAGTTGCTGTCCTCACCGGCCGACACCACGACCGCGGCCCTGCGGGTGCGTGCGGGCGGTCCCGCGCTGGCGGGGACGGAGCCCGACGCGCCGACCGCCTCCGTGCTGCCCCGCGCCGCCGACCGGTGGACCCGCGCCCTGGACAATCTCATCGCGCGGCACGACCTCACGGCGGGCTTCGCGGCGCTCGCGCTGCTGATCGCGCTCGTCCTCGGCGCGGCGCACGCGCTCGCGCCGGGTCACGGCAAGACGCTCATGGCCGCGACGGCGGCAGCCCGGGGCGGCAGGGCCCGAATGCGGGACGTTCTCCCGCTGGCCGCCTCGGTGACGGTCACCCACACCCTCGGTGTGGTCGCCCTCGGCCTGTTGGTCACGGCCGGTTCGGCCGCCGCGCCCTCGGTGGTCGCCTGGCTCGGCATCGCGAGCGGGGCACTCGTCACCCTGGCGGGCGCGAACCTCCTCCGCCGCGCACTGCGCAACCGGAACCACACGCATCACCACGACCACGGCGACGGCGACGGCAGCCATGATCACGTTCACGGCCCGCACGACCGTCCCGGTCACCCGCACCCCCATGCCGTCCAGCACACCCACGGCGGTCGCACCCACACCCACCCCGTCGCCCCCACCCTCCGCGGCACGATCCTGCTCGGCTTCGCCGGCGGGCTGGTGCCCAGTCCGTCCGCCGTCGTGGTGCTGGTGGGCGCCGCGGCCCTCGGTCAGGCCTGGTTCGGGCTGCTGCTCGTCGTCGCGTACGGCATCGGGCTGGCCCTCACCCTCACCGCCGCCGGGTACGCCGTCGTCAAGGCGGGCAGCGGAGTGACCCGGCTCCTTGCCCGGCGCCCGCGCTGGACCACGCGCCCGGCGGTTGCGCTCGTGCGCCGGAGCGCCCCCCTGGGATCGGCGTTCGCCGTCGTGGTCCTGGGCGCCGGATTGGTGTTCAGAGGGGCGGCATCCGCACTCGGCTGA
- a CDS encoding type ISP restriction/modification enzyme — translation MPSVTHDDAPLLADLMPWSVAPPRLGRGWPAAPDPGALKARWNALLKAVGPDREALFQPTRSRTAHTAVGQLPGRSGGTEKLARASGPCPEPVRVLCSPFDEQWLIPDQRLIDAARPELWRVTDERQIFVVEATTERSDRPRGERAPSDRPPGGRAGSGGAGADDPAGPLLLATSLLPVLRPGRVRPLYRRPEGTEPNLAPALTEHLAARLGRKVPAVDVLAWTMTVVRNGPGGLTVPLTGDAEVWATGVEVGHRLLWLMRRDGERPRLPGGRRPYVRAPLPSRPLTVRYEPDEEALFLGEGRISPVPPAVWEFEVAGVRVLERWCAARTDGAEPGTLDAIRPAVWPQTWTSELLELITILALMAELRPRQVASRVRSAADPITSAELRRAGVLPAPRSAYRPASVLDAREEGPEGQLALL, via the coding sequence ATGCCCAGCGTGACGCACGACGACGCTCCGCTGCTGGCGGACCTCATGCCGTGGTCCGTCGCACCGCCGCGACTCGGCCGGGGGTGGCCGGCGGCCCCCGACCCGGGGGCGCTGAAAGCCCGTTGGAACGCCCTGCTGAAGGCCGTGGGGCCCGACCGGGAAGCCCTGTTCCAGCCGACGCGTTCACGGACGGCGCACACGGCGGTCGGGCAACTGCCGGGCCGGTCGGGCGGCACGGAGAAGCTGGCGCGCGCCTCGGGCCCGTGCCCCGAACCGGTCCGCGTGCTGTGCTCCCCCTTCGACGAGCAGTGGCTGATCCCCGACCAGCGGCTGATCGACGCGGCCCGCCCCGAACTGTGGCGGGTGACCGACGAGCGGCAGATCTTCGTCGTCGAGGCCACCACGGAACGGAGCGACCGCCCGCGGGGGGAACGCGCGCCGAGCGACCGCCCGCCGGGGGGACGCGCCGGGAGCGGTGGGGCCGGCGCCGACGACCCCGCCGGTCCGCTGCTGCTCGCCACGTCCCTGCTGCCGGTGCTGCGCCCCGGCCGGGTCCGCCCGCTGTACCGCCGGCCCGAAGGCACGGAACCGAACCTGGCCCCGGCCCTGACCGAGCACCTCGCGGCACGGCTCGGCCGAAAGGTCCCGGCCGTCGACGTGCTGGCCTGGACGATGACCGTGGTGCGCAACGGGCCCGGTGGGCTCACGGTGCCGCTCACCGGGGACGCCGAGGTGTGGGCCACGGGCGTGGAGGTGGGTCACCGACTGCTGTGGCTGATGCGGCGCGACGGGGAGCGCCCCCGGCTCCCGGGCGGACGCCGCCCCTACGTCCGGGCCCCGCTCCCCTCCCGACCGCTGACCGTGCGCTACGAACCCGACGAGGAGGCCCTGTTCCTCGGCGAGGGCCGCATCTCGCCGGTGCCGCCGGCGGTCTGGGAGTTCGAGGTGGCCGGGGTCCGGGTGCTGGAGCGGTGGTGCGCGGCCCGCACCGACGGGGCCGAGCCGGGCACTCTGGACGCGATCCGTCCGGCCGTCTGGCCGCAGACCTGGACCTCGGAGCTCCTGGAGCTGATCACGATCCTCGCGCTCATGGCCGAACTGCGCCCGCGTCAGGTCGCGTCGAGGGTCCGTTCGGCGGCCGACCCGATCACGTCGGCGGAACTGCGCCGGGCCGGCGTGCTCCCGGCGCCGAGATCCGCGTACCGGCCCGCCTCGGTGCTGGACGCCCGCGAGGAGGGGCCGGAAGGCCAGCTCGCCCTGCTCTGA